The segment TTCTGGCGGGAGCGGACCACCGATGGTGGCACTGAAAAATAGTAACCGGCTTCAACCGCCGGTAAAGCGGCAGCGGCTTTGCCGTCAAAGGCATGCATTTGTACCAGGGCGGCATTGTTTTCCAGCAGCAGCGCAATCGCATGACGGCCGGCAGATCGGGAGTGTATGTTCAACGGCAGATTTAGCTCTTTTGAACAATCGATAAATATTTTTAGAATTTCGCGTTGCAGCTCTTTTTGGGGATCATCTTTTATGACCCAGTAATCGAGCCCCACTTCTCCGATGGCCACCAACCGGGATTGATGATGGCGCAGAAAACCTGCCAATAGATGAGCTTGTTCTAAATCCAGGTGCGTCGGATATAGCCCGGCAGCCGGTTTGCATATCGGGTATTTGCGGGACAGCTCGATGTTTTTGCGCGCATCGCTAATATTTTCCCCAACAGCAATGATGGCATTGACACCGGCTTTGCCAGCTCTTGTCAAAACCGCCTGCCGGTCGCCATCAAAGCTAGGATCGCATATGTGGGCG is part of the Desulfobacterales bacterium genome and harbors:
- a CDS encoding TatD family hydrolase, giving the protein MPNARLTDTHAHICDPSFDGDRQAVLTRAGKAGVNAIIAVGENISDARKNIELSRKYPICKPAAGLYPTHLDLEQAHLLAGFLRHHQSRLVAIGEVGLDYWVIKDDPQKELQREILKIFIDCSKELNLPLNIHSRSAGRHAIALLLENNAALVQMHAFDGKAAAALPAVEAGYYFSVPPSVVRSRQKQKLVKRLPLSCLLIETDSPVLGPTPQERNEPANVWQSVKAIAEIKDVSEEEVVTAVTENTERLYGKLTEVSFEK